The following are encoded in a window of Fibrobacter sp. UWB2 genomic DNA:
- a CDS encoding TlpA disulfide reductase family protein translates to MRSSTYKILAWVGAIIFLGFAFYAFEAKSRYNLNFPETVVNFAADDVMGGKSDYASEKGTATLIVLTASWCPSCRAELPILKQFNEEFGPKGLKILMIDEDDSKKVARKYKRSMDIPWTMLHWNYDALKALGNPGVIPVSFVVDKDDKIQHVDVGVLNELKVRHELKRLLGL, encoded by the coding sequence ATGCGTTCATCCACTTATAAAATACTCGCATGGGTAGGGGCAATCATTTTCCTCGGCTTCGCGTTTTATGCGTTCGAGGCCAAGTCCCGCTACAACCTGAACTTCCCAGAGACCGTCGTGAACTTCGCAGCCGACGATGTAATGGGGGGCAAATCGGACTATGCCAGTGAAAAGGGGACCGCAACACTTATTGTTCTAACCGCATCCTGGTGCCCATCATGCAGGGCGGAACTTCCGATACTCAAGCAGTTCAACGAGGAATTCGGACCGAAGGGCCTCAAGATTCTGATGATTGACGAGGACGACTCCAAGAAGGTCGCCCGCAAGTACAAGAGGAGCATGGATATTCCGTGGACAATGCTCCACTGGAACTACGACGCGCTTAAGGCGCTAGGGAACCCAGGAGTAATTCCCGTGAGTTTTGTGGTCGACAAGGACGACAAGATCCAGCACGTTGATGTCGGAGTGCTCAACGAACTGAAAGTCCGCCACGAGCTAAAAAGACTGCTGGGATTGTAA
- a CDS encoding FISUMP domain-containing protein, which translates to MKNLFIASLICSAILAQGGFAQEALRKAVDSNNWKKVKKIVNSGELEEIYCGKMSAKNATNIYGKHFKQMPDEAFAACPSQFAYGFGPKVCSMANAANACSGVIKYLLADGEKGSAKALKTLDEVAKAATKTKAFGKQSLVSVDTTVWKPCPKKGAARTKCIAQCKVDANSLMAIDHDVNCKTKPEQMVDKTIKVYKPSPVFASLREGLSEGFWKAPMSVAGTYAALSGKYAKVLSIPDTAVTGLHYVKTWAAKHKGASLPGGQLFRFCTAWKGKVDPILSEAGFSTRCPVFKNFVDKRDKQVYKVKEIGGVDWFVENLNYNDPDGSICYDRDDANCKTFGRLYTQESAKKACPAGYHLATDADWKKLEEYAGGARSAALKLKSNGSDDYAFTAMFGGYANKTGVCTTMGEGAYFWTADSEEDSRGKARTMFSSDKDVGSISVDPSFYLAVRCVAGAE; encoded by the coding sequence ATGAAGAATCTTTTTATAGCAAGTTTGATTTGTTCTGCAATTTTGGCGCAGGGTGGTTTTGCCCAGGAAGCGCTCCGCAAGGCCGTCGATTCCAATAACTGGAAAAAGGTGAAAAAGATTGTCAATTCCGGCGAACTCGAAGAAATCTATTGCGGCAAGATGTCGGCAAAGAATGCAACGAACATTTATGGCAAGCATTTTAAGCAGATGCCGGATGAAGCGTTTGCTGCCTGCCCGTCCCAGTTTGCGTATGGCTTTGGTCCGAAGGTGTGCTCGATGGCGAATGCCGCGAATGCCTGCTCGGGTGTCATCAAGTATTTGCTCGCCGATGGCGAAAAGGGGAGTGCAAAGGCTCTCAAGACGCTTGACGAGGTAGCTAAGGCTGCAACGAAGACGAAGGCTTTTGGAAAACAGTCGCTCGTGAGTGTCGATACCACGGTCTGGAAACCGTGCCCCAAGAAAGGCGCTGCACGAACAAAGTGCATTGCCCAGTGCAAGGTGGATGCGAATTCTTTGATGGCCATTGACCATGATGTGAATTGCAAGACGAAACCTGAACAGATGGTGGACAAGACGATTAAGGTCTACAAACCGTCTCCGGTATTTGCAAGCTTGCGCGAAGGTCTTTCCGAAGGCTTCTGGAAAGCTCCGATGTCTGTTGCCGGTACGTATGCCGCACTCTCTGGCAAGTATGCCAAGGTGCTTTCGATTCCCGATACCGCTGTGACGGGTCTCCATTACGTGAAGACGTGGGCCGCCAAGCATAAGGGAGCTTCGCTCCCGGGCGGTCAGTTGTTCCGCTTCTGCACGGCCTGGAAGGGCAAGGTCGATCCGATTCTTTCTGAAGCAGGCTTCAGCACTCGCTGCCCGGTGTTCAAGAACTTTGTGGACAAACGTGACAAACAAGTTTACAAGGTCAAGGAAATCGGTGGCGTAGACTGGTTCGTCGAAAACTTGAACTACAATGATCCTGATGGCTCGATTTGCTACGACCGCGACGATGCAAATTGCAAGACGTTCGGCCGTCTCTACACGCAAGAATCCGCCAAGAAGGCTTGCCCGGCAGGTTACCATCTCGCCACGGATGCGGATTGGAAAAAGCTTGAAGAATACGCCGGTGGCGCACGCTCTGCAGCGCTCAAACTCAAGAGCAACGGCAGCGACGATTACGCATTCACGGCCATGTTCGGTGGTTACGCTAACAAGACCGGCGTCTGCACGACGATGGGCGAGGGCGCCTACTTCTGGACTGCTGATTCCGAAGAGGATTCTCGCGGCAAGGCTCGCACAATGTTTAGCTCCGATAAGGATGTCGGTTCCATCTCCGTGGACCCGAGTTTCTATCTTGCGGTCCGTTGTGTAGCCGGAGCTGAGTAA
- a CDS encoding type IV pilus twitching motility protein PilT, translating to MAYNIQDLLAEMVKRGASDLHITAGAPPLIRLSGKLTPIGENRLKPDETMRMTYSLMNEAQKKTFEQQKECDFSFGIANLARFRANAYLQRGCVALALRIIPLDIKTFKDLGLPKIMAEFTTRPSGLVLVTGATGSGKSTTLAAMIDKINKERHDHILTVEDPIEFLHKHQGCMINQREVGSDTHSFAQALKMALRQDPDVVLIGEMRDLETIRSALTIAETGHLTFATLHTNSCVQTINRVVDAFPKGEQQTVRTQLSFVLQGVICQTLLPKIGGGRVMAYEVMNVTPGIRALIRDDKVHQIESMIEIGQKFGMNTMNMCLCDLVKNHKVDRFDALARSSSPDQLEQLFVKEGV from the coding sequence ATGGCATATAACATTCAAGATCTTTTAGCAGAAATGGTCAAACGTGGGGCGTCCGACTTGCATATTACGGCCGGTGCACCCCCTCTTATTCGTCTTTCCGGCAAGCTTACCCCAATCGGGGAGAACAGGCTCAAGCCCGACGAAACCATGCGTATGACTTACAGCTTGATGAATGAAGCCCAGAAAAAGACTTTTGAACAGCAAAAGGAATGCGACTTTTCATTCGGTATTGCAAATCTTGCGCGTTTCCGTGCGAACGCCTACTTGCAGCGTGGCTGCGTGGCGCTTGCCCTCCGTATTATTCCGCTTGATATCAAGACGTTCAAGGACCTCGGCCTCCCGAAGATTATGGCCGAATTTACGACGCGTCCTTCTGGCCTTGTACTTGTGACGGGTGCTACCGGTTCTGGTAAGTCCACGACTTTGGCGGCCATGATCGACAAGATTAACAAGGAACGTCACGACCACATTCTGACGGTCGAAGACCCGATCGAATTTTTGCATAAGCACCAGGGCTGTATGATCAACCAGCGCGAAGTCGGTAGCGATACGCACAGCTTTGCCCAGGCCCTCAAGATGGCTCTCCGTCAGGACCCGGACGTGGTGCTCATCGGCGAAATGCGTGACTTGGAAACTATCCGCTCGGCACTTACGATTGCAGAAACGGGTCACTTGACTTTTGCAACGCTTCATACAAACTCTTGTGTGCAGACGATTAACCGTGTGGTCGACGCCTTCCCGAAGGGCGAACAGCAGACCGTGCGTACGCAGCTCTCGTTCGTGCTCCAGGGCGTTATCTGCCAGACCCTTTTGCCAAAGATTGGTGGTGGCCGCGTGATGGCGTACGAAGTCATGAACGTGACGCCGGGTATCCGCGCTTTGATTCGCGATGACAAGGTGCACCAGATTGAATCCATGATTGAAATTGGTCAGAAGTTCGGCATGAATACGATGAATATGTGCTTGTGCGACCTCGTCAAGAATCACAAGGTCGACCGCTTTGATGCACTTGCCCGTTCGTCGAGCCCGGACCAGTTGGAACAGTTGTTTGTGAAGGAAGGGGTGTAA
- the epmA gene encoding EF-P lysine aminoacylase EpmA, with protein MENLNSGAFAPTCTRETWVKRQALMARVRDFFVRRNALEVETPVLSAYGGTDPQLDYFEIEDPKRFMMTSPEFHMKRLLAAKFGDIFQITKSFRKDEFGGHHNNEFSMVEWYRVGMPQDKLMDEVEDLVSEIIGTKLNARRTRWIDAFKNYAGVNPFCEKLTDFADACRAREIPVPEKSETLTREDWWDYLMVFLVEPALASNGPEFILDYPPSQAALAQTYVDDEGYTWARRFELFVNQVELCNGYTELTDPVEQRRRFYADLEIRKGMNKPLPPIDERFLAALESGMPACSGVALGLDRLFMLALGKEEIADVILFPSPIA; from the coding sequence ATGGAAAATTTGAACTCGGGCGCGTTTGCGCCCACTTGCACGCGTGAAACTTGGGTCAAGCGCCAGGCGCTGATGGCCCGTGTCCGAGATTTCTTTGTTCGTCGTAATGCGCTCGAAGTCGAGACGCCTGTGCTTTCTGCATACGGTGGAACGGATCCGCAGCTCGATTACTTTGAGATTGAAGACCCGAAGCGGTTCATGATGACGAGCCCGGAATTTCACATGAAGCGTTTGCTTGCTGCAAAGTTCGGTGATATCTTCCAGATTACAAAGTCGTTTCGCAAGGATGAATTTGGCGGCCACCACAACAACGAGTTCTCGATGGTGGAATGGTACCGCGTGGGTATGCCTCAGGACAAACTCATGGACGAAGTCGAAGACCTCGTGAGTGAAATCATTGGAACCAAACTAAATGCCCGCCGCACCCGCTGGATTGATGCTTTCAAGAATTACGCTGGCGTGAATCCGTTTTGCGAAAAGCTTACAGACTTTGCGGATGCTTGCCGCGCTCGCGAGATTCCCGTGCCCGAAAAGAGCGAGACGCTCACGCGCGAAGACTGGTGGGACTATCTCATGGTCTTCCTCGTGGAACCTGCGCTCGCAAGCAATGGCCCCGAGTTCATCTTGGATTACCCGCCCTCGCAGGCGGCTCTCGCACAGACGTACGTGGATGATGAAGGTTACACGTGGGCTCGCCGCTTTGAGCTTTTCGTGAACCAGGTGGAACTTTGCAATGGTTACACGGAACTTACGGACCCGGTGGAACAACGTCGTCGTTTCTATGCTGATTTGGAAATTCGTAAGGGGATGAACAAGCCCTTACCGCCTATTGACGAACGGTTCCTTGCAGCTCTTGAATCGGGAATGCCTGCTTGCTCTGGTGTGGCTCTCGGGCTCGACCGCCTGTTCATGCTCGCCCTCGGTAAAGAAGAAATCGCTGACGTGATCCTCTTCCCAAGTCCGATAGCTTAA